AGCAGATAATCCTGTTTCAAAAGAATTGACACAAGTAATTACAGGTATTGATCTGTTAGATGCTTCAGATACTAAGCAAAATGTGAGTTCAGAAGGAGATTTCTCGCTTCGTACGAATTTAGCATATAAGCTTCGCGTGACGTTCGATCTCAAGCAGTACAATGAGAACTTGAATAACGGGGATTATTTTACTTTTGATATTCCGGCTCCCATGACGGTTTATAATGGTAATCAGGAGTTGATTGATCCGGTTACTCAAGTAGCTATAGGAGAGGCAGTGGTCACATCAAATGGTAATGACCAAGGTGGCAAGGCAAAGATAACCTTGAAGAACCTGGATAAATACTTGGCTAAAACTGGAGGAGACAAAGTAAAGGATGTATCTGGTAACTTTTCTGCATCATTTAGATTCTTAAAGGATCAAAATAAAACTCCAATTAATTTTAATTCTTCTTCAATGAAGCAAGAAATTAAACATGTTTATAGTTCGAAAACGATTTCAGGTCCTAAAGTTGGGACTGAGAACTATGCAAAGGCAGGGGGGCAGGCATCACGTGACAATTGGACTTCTGAAAAATTAGCAGCTATTGGATCAGTTAGCAAAGGAGATGCTGTTTCAAACTGGCGTGTACGTGTGAATACGGAAAAACAAGATTTTGGACAGAACATTGTTCTACACGATACGATTCCAAACGATGATACATCCTATACTCCTGCTCAATACATACCAGAAACTTTGAGAGTTTACAGGGCGGATATTACTGGTGGAACGTCCGCTGTTCCTGATGATGCTGTATTATTATCTGAGGGAAAAGAATATACGGTTGATTGGAATGAAAACTATACTTCATTCGATATAACCTTTAAAGATGGAACGACATCTTACTTTGTTACTTACAGTACTACCACTCCAAATGATGGTACTAAAGTAGCAAATATCGCAGCCTTGTCTCTGGCAGACGGAACAAAACTGGCTCAAAATACAAGTCGTCCAGGAGCTCTTAGCATGAAAGCAGAAGCGACTTCCTTGATTTCAGGGACTATCGTAGCTTCTACAGCTTACCAAATTAAGATTAATAAGACAGATGCCTTCACTCTTGCACCTGTTCCAGGAGCAGTTTATACTGTAACTGCAACAGATGATGCAAGTGAAACAACAGAAGTGACTACAAATGAAAAAGGAGTAGCACTGACTAAAACTTATGATCAGAAATGGGAAGGTAAAACTTTCAAGATTAAAGAGAAGACAGCTCCAGCTGGTTATAAGCTAGATGAGAAAGAGTATACAGTTAAACTCGGAGCAGCAGGTTCTACTATTAATCTTAAAGATGAACCAGTTCCAGCTGTATTCAATGTGACTGCTAAGAAAGTGGTAGAAGGTCGTACAGATAAACTTCCTAAAGCAGATGAGTTTACTTTCAACCTATACACAGCAGAGAACTTGAAGACTCCAGTAGCCACAGCGAAATCAAAAGCTGATGGAACGATTACCTTTGAGAATATTGAATTGAAAGGTGCAGGAACTTATCATTACATCATCAAAGAAGATACTTCAAAAGCAATCGATGGTATTACATTTGATGAAGAAGGTAAGGAAGTTACTGTAACAGCAGCATTCCAAGGTGGAGTATTAACAGCTTCTGTCACTTCAGCAGAACCAACTTTCACTAACACTTATAAAGCCGCTTCAACAAGCGCGACAATCAAGGCTAAGAAAGTCTTGAATGGTAAAGACCTTGTGGCTGATGCTTATACTTTCGAATTGAAAGAAAAAGATGCAGTTGTAGCAGAAGCTAAGAACGCTGCTTCAGGCGAAGTTGTCTTCAACGTCAACTACACAGAAGCAGGCGAGCACACTTACACCATTACTGAAAAAGCAGGAACAGAAGCAGGTGTGACTTACTCAACTGAATCCTACACAGTTAAAGTGAACGTGGTGGATAACGGCCAAGGTCAATTGGTTGCGACTGTAGAAAATGCGGAAGCAGAACGTGTCTTCACTAACACTTATAAAGCCGCTTCAACAAGCGCGACAATCAAAGCTAAGAAAGTCTTGAATGGTAAAGACCTTGTGGCTGATGCTTATACTTTCGAATTGAAAGAAAAAGATGCAGTTGTAGCTACAGCTAAGAACACTGCTTCAGGCGAAGTTGCCTTTAAGGTTACCTACACAGAGGCAGGAGAGCACACTTACACTATTACTGAAAAAGCAGGAACAGAAGCAGGTGTGACCTACTCAACAGAATCTTACACAGTTAAAGTGAATGTAGTAGATAACGGTCAAGGTCAATTGGTTGCGACTGTAGAAAATGCGGAAGCAGAACGTGTCTTCACCAACACTTATAAAGCCGCTTCAACAAGCGCGACAATCAAAGCTAAGAAAGTCTTGAATGGTAAAGACCTTGTGGCTGATGCTTATACTTTCGAATTGAAAGAAAAAGATGCAGTTGTAGCTACAGCTAAGAACACTGCTTCAGGCGAAGTTGCCTTTAAGGTTACCTACACAGAAGCAGGAGAGCACACTTACACTATTACTGAAAAAGCAGGAACAGAAGCAGGTGTGACCTACTCAACAGAATCTTACACAGTTAAAGTGAATGTAGTAGATAACGGTCAAGGTCAATTGGTTGCGACTGTAGAAAATGCGGATGCAGAACGTGTCTTCACTAACACTTATAAAGCCGCTTCAACAAGCGCGACAATCAAAGCTAAGAAAGTCTTGAATGGTAAAGACCTTGTGGCTGATGCTTATACTTTCGAATTGAAAGAAAAAGATGCAGTTGTAGCTACAGCTAAGAACGCTGCTTCAGGCGAAGTTGTCTTCAAGGTCGACTACACAGAAGCAGGAGAGCACACTTACACTATCACTGAAAAAGAAGGTAGCGAAAAAGGTGTGACCTACTCAACAGAATCTTACACAGTTAAAGTGAATGTAGTAGATAACGGTCAAGGTCAATTGGTTGCGACTGTAGAAAATGCGGACGCGGAACGTGTCTTCACTAATATCTATACAGCACCAGTACCAACAGCTACATCAGCAACACTTGAGTTTACGAAAGAATTGACTGGTCGTGCTTTGGTTGATGGTGAATTCCAATTTGAATTGTATGAAGGTACAAAACTAGTTGATACAAAAACAAACCAAGCTGGAAAAGTAACATTTAAAGCAATCAACTATGATGCAGAAGGTGTTCATACTTATACTGTAAAAGAAGTGAATGCCGGAGCAACTGGTATTACTTACGACACAGAAAAGACTGCAGTGGTAACAGTAACCAAAGATGCAGCAACAAATGCCTTGAAGGCAACTGTTGAATACCCAGCAGGTAGTGTCTTCACGAATAGCTTTAAAGCACCAGCAGTAGAAGCTACGATTGAAGCAACTAAGAAACTTGAAGGTAAAGAACTTGCGGCTGATGCTTATACTTTCGAATTGAAAGAAAATGGTGCAGTTGTAGCGGAAACTAAGAACACTGCCGAAGGTAAAGTAGCCTTTGTTCGTTCATTCGAAGAAGCAGGTACTCACACTTATACCTTGGTTGAAAAAGTTGGTACTGAAGAGGGTGTTGAATACGATAAGACTGAGCATACTGTAACAGTCACTGTAGTTGCGGATGGTCAAGGTCTCTTGACTGCGACTGTCTCATATGCAGATGGTAAAGCAGTTGTATTTACAAATAAATACACTGTTCCAAATCCAACACCAAATCCAAATCCAACACCGGATCCAAACCCAACACCGGATCCAAACCCAACACCGGATCCAGATCCAACACCGGATCCAGATCCAACACCGGATCCAGATCCAAATAAACCAGGAGGAAAAGAGGAACCAAAACCAATACCTCCAGCTACGGAGACTAAAGGTAAAGCTGAACTTCCAAAAACAGGTGAAGCAATATCTATCTTCTCAGCAATTGGATTTGTAGTCTTGGCATTGAGTGGACTGGTATTCTTCGTAAAACGTAAAGCTTAAGCTTTCGTAGAAGAAACATGAAACTTGGTAAGTGAGAATTCTACTTCTCTCTTAAATCTGATAGAGAAAGTCTCTAGAAAATTCGTTTTCTAGGGGCTTTTTTGTATTTCAAAATAATTTTTTAAAAATAGTCAAATTTGGTCAAAAAGTTATTGACTTTTACTGACCAAAGTGGTATAGTAGAAACATAAGGAAAATGACTTCCTTAGAAAAACTCATTTTCAATGATTCTATTTCTTGAAAATGTATAATAGATACCCTAGAAAGGGGTGAGGCCTATGTTAAATCTAACAGACTTTGAAAAGAAAATGATAAAAGGCTTATTTAAAAAAGAAAAACCAGAAGTTATTCTTAGGGTAGCAAGTTAGCTAGTCTAAAATTTTTAAAACAAAGGTCAAAGATAGTCAATATCAGAGATCGCATCTAATTAAGAATAAACGAGGTAAAGAATATGAACAACAACTTTAATAACTTTAACAACATGGATGATTTATTTAACCAATTGATGGGTGGTATGCGAGGATACAGTTCTGAAAACCGTCGCTACTTGATTAATGGACGTGAAGTGACACCTGAGGAATTTGCTCACTATCGTGCAACTGGTCAATTGCCAGGAAATGCAGAATCTGATGTGCAAATGCAACAACACGCTTCAGGTATGAAACAAGACGGTGTCCTTGCTAAACTAGGTCGTAACTTGACCGCAGAAGCTCGTGAGGGCAAGTTGGATCCTGTTATCGGACGAAACAAGGAAATTCAAGAAACATCTGAAATCCTCTCACGTCGTACGAAAAATAATCCTGTTCTGGTCGGAGATGCAGGTGTTGGTAAGACAGCCGTTGTAGAAGGTCTAGCACAAGCGATTGTGAATGGAGATGTTCCGGCTGCCATCAAGAACAAGGAAATTATTTCCATTGACATCTCAGGTCTTGAGGCTGGTACTCAATACCGTGGTAGCTTTGAAGAAAACGTTCAAAATCTAATCAATGAAGTAAAAGAAGCAGGGAATATTATCCTCTTCTTTGATGAAATTCACCAAATCCTTGGCGCTGGCTCAATCGGAGGAGACAGTGGTTCTAAAGGGCTTGCGGACATTCTCAAGCCAGCTCTCTCTCGTGGTGAATTGACCGTTATTGGAGCGACAACTCAAGACGAATACCGTAACACCATCTTGAAAAATGCAGCTCTTGCTCGTCGTTTCAACGAAGTGAAGGTCAATGCTCCTTCAGCAGAGGATACCTTTAAAATCCTTCAAGGGATTCGTGACCTCTATCAACAACACCACAATGTTATCTTGCCAGATGAAGTCTTGAAAGCAGCAGTGGATTATTCTATCCAATACATTCCACAACGCAGCTTGCCAGATAAGGCTATTGACCTTGTAGACGTAACGGCTGCTCACTTGGCAGCTCAACATCCTGTAACAGATGTGCATGCTGTTGAACGGGAAATTGAGGCAGAAAAAGACAAGCAAGAAAAAGCAGTTGAGGCAGAAGATTTTGAAGCAGCTCTCAATGCCAAAACACGTATTGCAGAATTAGAGAAAAAAGTCGAAAACCACACAGAAGACATGAAAGTGACTGCAAACATCAACGATGTGGCTGAATCTGTGGAACGAATGACTGGTATTCCAGTTTCACAAATGGGAGCATCAGATATCGAACGTTTGAAAGATATGGCTCATCGCTTGGAACACAAGGTTATCGGCCAAGACAAGGCGGTTGAAGCTGTAGCTCGTGCTATCCGTCGTAACCGTGCTGGTTTTGATGAAGGCAATCGCCCAATCGGTAGCTTCCTCTTTGTAGGTCCAACTGGGGTTGGTAAGACAGAACTTGCTAAGCAATTAGCGCTCGATATGTTTGGTACTAAAGATGCGATCATCCGCTTGGATATGTCTGAATACAGTGACCGCACAGCCGTATCTAAATTAATCGGTACAACAGCAGGTTATGTTGGGTATGATGACAATAGCAATACCTTGACAGAACGTGTTCGTCGCAATCCTTATTCTATCATTCTCTTGGACGAAATTGAAAAGGCTGATCCTCAAGTAATCACCCTTCTCCTCCAAGTATTGGATGACGGTCGTTTGACTGATGGTCAAGGAAATACAGTGAACTTCAAGAACACGGTCATTATCGCGACATCAAATGCTGGATTTGGTTATGAAGCCAACTTGACAGAAGATGCGGACAAACCAGAGTTGATGGATCGTTTGAAACCATTCTTCCGTCCAGAATTCCTCAACCGCTTTAACGCAGTTATCGAGTTTTCACACTTGAACAAGGAAGATCTTTCTAAGATTGTGGACTTGATGTTGGCTGAAGTCAACCAAACTTTGGCTAAGAAAGACATTGATTTGGAAGTCAGCCAAGCAGCTAAGGACTTTATCACAGAAGAAGGCTATGACGAAGTTATGGGGGTTCGTCCTCTCCGTCGCGTGGTTGAACAACAAATTCGTGATAAAGTAACAGACTTCCACTTGGATCATCTAGATGCCAAACATTTGGAAGCAGACATGGAAGATGGCGTTTTGGTCATTCGTGAAAAAGCCTAACTCAAGATTTTGAGAATAAAAAAGAAGGAACTAGCTAAAAGCTAGTTCCTTTTTGTGTTTAGATAACATGACGCTCAAAGGCATCATCTGAGATTCCTTGTTCCAGGATGAGTTTCGCCCATTCTTTAGCTGAAAAGAGGCTGTGGTCCTTGTAGTTTCCGCAAGATTCGATGGTTGTTCCAGGGACATCTTCCCAAGTAGTGGTTTCAGCAATTTCCTTGAGCGAATCCTTGATAACGGCCGCAATTTCAGCGCTAGTATGGCGTCCCCACATAATCATGTGGAAGCCTGTGCGGCAACCAAATGGTGAGCAGTCAATCATGCCGTCAATGCGGGTACGGATGAGTTTTGCCAAGAGGTGTTCGATAGTGTGAAGGCCAGCGGTAGGGATAGAGTCCTCATTTGGCTGTACCAAGCGAATATCAAAGTTGGAGATGACATCTCCCTTTGGCCCTGTTTCTTCCCCAATCAAGCGAACATAGGGTGCTTTAACAATAGTGTGGTCAAGTTCAAAACTTTCAACAATAACTTCTTTTGACATGGTAGTTCCTTTCAGTTTTCTTTTTTCATTATATCATAAAGGGTGCTGTTGATGGAGTTTGATAAATAACTTTTTGAGACTAGAATGATAATAAAGTCTCTATACATAAACCTCAGAATTATAAAAAAGAATGGAGTAAAGGAAAAGAAAAACTGAGTTCTTTCTAATGAAGCTAGAGCGACTTTTGAAAAGTGGATCAACTTTTTCTGAAATTTCTGTTTAATCTCTGAACTAATTCTGAACTAGATTGGGTATACTGGAGAAAATAAAGATAAAGGAGTTCAGTATGGAACATATGGTGAAAATAGAAGGCGTCTGCAAAAAGCATGGCAGCAAGCAGATTTTAGAAGATATTTCTTTTACAGCTAGAAGCGGTCGGATTACAGCTTTTCTAGGCCCAAATGGTGCAGGAAAAAGTTCGACCTTGAGGATTCTCTTGGGATTAGATTGGGCGACAGCAGGGACTGCAACTTTTGATGGGCAAACCTATCAATCAATGACCTATCCGCTCAGAACGGTAGGTGCAGCCTTTGATGGCATTGGCGGTCTGCCAAATCGAAAGGTCTATGACCACTTGAGGATTATTGCAGCAAGTAATGCTATTCCCAAGTCTCGGATCGATGAGGTTTTGGAGATGACTGGAATCGCTCATAAGAGGAAGGACCTCTTGTCAAGCCTGTCTCTGGGGGAAGGTCAACGCTTGGGTTTGGCAGCAGCTTTGCTGGGTGATCCTCAGTTTCTTATATTAGATGAGCCGACTAATGGGCTGGATCCAAGTGGGATTAAGTGGTTTAGAAAGTTCATCCGTCAGCAGGCTGATTTAGGGAAAACGGTACTTCTATCTTCCCATATCCTATCAGAGGTGCAAATGGTGACAGATGATGTAGTCTTGATTCATCATGGGCGAATTATTGAGCAGGGACGATTGGAAGAGGTGCTGCAAGATTCAGACAGTCTAGAAGATCTCTTCTTTGATTTGACAGAGGAGGTTTAAGATGAAAGAAACGATGTCCTTATTGCATTCAGAATGGTTGAAAATTCGCTCAACCAAGGCTTTCAAAGTGAGTATGGCCCTCATGCTGCTATTGGTGCCTGTCGTATCCTGGCTGGAGGGTCGACAGTATTTGTCTATTGGCTTGGATGCTACGCCTGAGACGGTTCCCAGTCTGATAAACGCCATTGATCCGCTGGAATATCTAGGTCTCAACGGGGCTTCTATGGCGGTCATGGTTTTGGTCATTTTAGCTGGAATTTTGGGAGCTATGGAATTTCAGTCTCATAGCTTGAGAACCAGTCTCTTGACCTGTAATAACCGCCTGAAGTTGCTTGTGGGGAAACTCATGACCTTTACTTGCTTTTCTCTTGCCACTAGCTTTTTATCAATCTACTTTAGTTATATGGTCATGCATCTCGCTTTAGGAAAGGAAGGACTTGATCCGATTCTGCTCAATCAGGCAGCTTGGAGTTTGATTTTGTGGAAAACCTTATCTCTGACCTTATTGGGAATCCTTTCGTTTTTGTTAGGTTTATTGGCTCGGACCATGCTAGTTCCTCTGCTTTTTCTCGTACCCCAAATCTATAATTTAGGAAACTACCTAGCTGCTCACACGAGTTGGGGAGCTTATTTGCCACAGCCAGCAGGAGAGTTGTTTGCTGCAACGCCAACTTCCCAATATGCTAACAATCCCTTGCAAGGGCTGTTGATACTTGGTGCATGGTTGCTAGTCATCGGCGGCATGGCTTCTCTGCGCTTTTTGAAGACGGATTTGGGAGGGCGCTACTGATGATAAAAGCTCTGCTTAGAAGTGAATGGATTAAGTTCCGTTCTTATTATCTCGCTCTTGGTGCAGCCTTAGTGGCTATGGTAGCTGTTCCATTTTTTCTGATGAATCTTGACTACAGTCAGACAGCAGTTGGTCAGACGAAGGCTCTGAGCGAGGTTTTGCATGCCCTCTATCTGGCGCAGCCTGTCATCGTCATCTTTACTTCTCTCTATTTTGCCCAGGAGTTTGTCAAGTCTGGGATGCGAACGAATTTTCTAACCGTATCAAATAGAAAGGCTTGGTTGGCTGGGAAATTCCTTTTTCTGGACTTGCTGCTCTTGGTTCTCTACAGTGTCATGATAGGCAGCTGTTTCCTTGTTATGCTGGCTCGTTTTGACCTAAGCTTTAGCTGGTCCTTACTAGAGAAATTCCTCTATTACAGCTCTTTTGGTCTTCTCAGCAATATTTTTCTGGCTTTTTTAACTGCTGGCCTCGCTTTGCTCTTTCAATCTTGGGTTGTGCCGGTGTCGGTGCTCTTTCCTCTCTTGATTGGTCTCAGCCGTTTATTAGCGACTTTCATCAAAGAAGCAAAATACCTGCCCGATCTGGCTACCCTAAATCTTTTTGAGTATGAAGGGCTTCAGCAGTCAATAGATCTCTCAGGGCTGGGGATACAGCTTTTATGGTTAGCTTTGGTTTGGAGCTCTGCCATATTTTTAACCTTGAAACGAGATGTTCGCTAGAGGTATGCTATAATGGAACTCATGAGACAGTATCGTATTTTGGTAGTTGATGACGACCGGAGCATTTTGAAGCTAGTAAAAAACGTCCTAGAGCTAGATGCTTATGATGTGATAACGCTTGATCGGATAGAAGACCTAGAGTTGACGCATTTTGTCGGATATGACTTGATTCTGCTGGATGTGATGATGGAGCCTGTTAATGGTTTTGAGCTGTGTTCCTACATTCGTCCTCATCTTTCGTGTCCGATCATCTTTTTGACGGCTAAGGAATTGGAGGCGGACAAGGTGGAAGGACTCTTTCGCGGAGCAGATGACTATATTGTCAAGCCTTTTGGAACCAAAGAATTGCTGGCGCGTGTCAGAGCTCATCTTCGGCGGGAGGAAAGACGGGAGGAGCGATACTCTGAAATTGCTTCTTGTCAATTTTATCCAGAGCGCTATGAAGTTGCCTGTTTTGGTAAAGTCTTGAAATTTTCAGAGCGAGAGTTTAAGTTGCTACATTTACTAGCTAGCAATCCCAAGCAGACCTTTTCAGCTGAACGCCTGCATACCTTGCTTTACCCAGAAAGCTCAGAAACACAACTTCGCTCTATCTCAGAATACGTATATCAGATTCGCCAAAAATGCAAACAAGAAGGGCTGCAAGCAATCGCAACAGTGAGAGGAGTAGGCTATAGATGGCAATTAGAACCCGAAATTTCAAAAGCCTAGTCTGGACAACTAGCTTGAAAATCGTCTTTTTCCATGTTTTGATTTTTGTGCTTATAGGTTATGAATTTACGCAAGGAAGTGATCACGTTCTTTTCGCCTTGTTCTTCTGGGCAGGGAGCTTGCTGCTGATTACTTTTTATCATATTTTGAAATTGCTCCGAAAAATCGACAGGGAAATAAAAATGCTAAAGAGCGAGAAGCTTTTAAAAGAAAATCAAAGCCAGCTTTTTCGGATTGAGGAAATGCTAGAAGTCTATAGCGATTTACGGAGCAGCCACCAAGAAAATGCTCGTCTTCTAGAAAAAGAGCAGCAGCATAATCAGGAGTTGATTTTACAGCTATCAGCGACATCGCACGATTTGAAGACGCCCCTAACTGTGATTAAGGGTAATGCTGAGCTCTTGGAAATGGCGCAGTTAGGCCAGCCACAGGCAGACTATGCTGCTGAGATTTTGCAGGCTAGTTACAAGATGGAAGAATATTGTGCCTCTCTTATTGATTACGCTAAGGCTTTTCAGATTGATTCTAATCAGTTCAGTCAGCTTTCCTTAGAGGACTTTTTGGCCTATCTCCAGGACGATTGGGCACTGTTCAGTAAACAGGAAAGCTATCGTTTTTATCTCCAAGAAGATTGTGATCTTAGTCTGATTTTGTCGATTCATTTGGACTATCTCAAACGGGCTTTGCTCAATATTTTACTGAATGCGCTTGAACATGCGGACCAGGATCAAAAGGAAGTCAAGCTAACGGTATCAGTGCAGCAGGACCAGTTGGTTTTTGCTATCTGGAACAACGGCCCTTCATTTTCAGAGGAGATGCTACTGGGAGCGGAACGGCTCTTTTACCAGAGTGACCAAAGCCGCAATTCAGCTAATCCCCATCATGGTATCGGCTTAGCCTTTTCTAAGCAGGTAGCTCTCTTGCATGGTGGCCGTCTGACCCTGCTCAATCCAGATCAAGGAGGAGCCTCTGTCGAGTTGACAATTTCATTAAAATAAATGAGGATGGAAGATTATAAAAACGCATAATACCAAGTGTCCAAAAGACTTGATATTATGCGTTTGATTTTTTTATTATGTAAAGATTTACTGGATTTTTCTCTCAAATTGAGTTTTTGTCCAGCCTTGTTTATTTACTTACGATACAGGCGATCGTATTGGTAGTATGGGTCAAAGGTTACGTTGATGCCTAGCTTGCGAAGGACATTCTTGTCTTCATCGGTCAAGATGATGGTTGAGTGGGCTTCGCTTCCTTTGAGGTTCCCAAGTTCTTCCATGGCACGCGCAGCATCTGGATTTTCCATAGCTGTGATGGCTAGCGCAATCAAAATTTCATTTGAGTGGAGGCGAGGATTGCGGCTACCTAGATGATCGATTTTAAGACCTTGAATTGGCTTGACGACTTCAGGCTCGATTAGTTTCACTTCCTTAGCGATATCAGCTGATTTTTTGATGGCATTGATTAAGGCGGCAGCTGTAGGACCAAAGAGTTCAGAGTTTTTACCAGTCACGACTTCCCCGCTTGGCAATTCAAGGGCTAGGGCAGGACCACCAGTTTCTTCTGCTTTTTGGCGTGCAGCAACAGCAACCTGACGGTCTGCAGGAGTGATGCCGAGGTCGTTCATGAGCAGTTCAATTTTCTTGACAGCAGTTTCTCCGACTTTTTCAGCTTTAAAATCAAGTACAGTCTGATAGTAGCGACGGATGATTTCTTGTTTCGAAGCTTCGATAGCAGCTTCATTATCAGTAATAGCGAAGCCAACCATGTTGACACCCATGTCTGTTGGTGAAGCGTATGGAGATTCACCGAGAATGCGTTCCAACATACGTTTGAGAACTGGGAAGATTTCGATATCACGGTTGTAATTGACAGTAGTTTCTCCGTAAGTTTGAAGATGGAAGGGGTCAATCATGTTGACATCATCAAGGTCTGCGGTTGCAGCCTCGTAGGCCAAGTTGACCGGATGATGAAGGGGAAGATTCCAAACTGGGAAGGTTTCAAACTTAGCGTAACCAGACTTGATGCCATTGAGTTGGTCATGGTACATATTGGACATACAAGTGGCCAATTTTCCAGAACCAGGTCCAGGAGCGGTTACGACAATCAAGTTGCGACTGGTTTTGATGTAGTCGTTTTTCCCCATACCTTCTGGAGAAATGATGTGGTCCATATCCGTCGGATATCCTTTGATTGGATAATGAAGATAAGAATCAATTCCGTTTTTATCTAACTGGTTGCGGAAGGCATCTGCAGCTGGTTGGCCAGCGTATTGTGTGATGACAACCGAACCAACAAAAATTCCCAGCTCATTGAATTTGTCAATCAAACGGAGAACTTCTTGGTCATAAGAAATGCCCAGGTCGCCACGCGCTTTAGAATGCTCGATGTTGCTTGCGTTAATGGCGATCACAACCTCAACCTGCTCTTTCAATTCTTGCAAGAGCTTGATTTTGTTGTCAGGCTCATAACCAGGAAGAACGCGAGCAGCGTGGAAATCTTCTAACATTTTGCCACCAAACTCCAAATAGAGTTTGCCGTCAAATTGGTTGATGCGCTCCAAGATGTGGTCGCGTTGTAGATTCAAATATTGTTCAGAACTAAAAGCTTGTTTTTTCATTTTTTTACCTCTGACCTCTATTATAATAAAAAAATGGGAGTTAGGAAACTACGGAGCTAAAAAAGAAATCAAAAAGATTAGGCAAACGCTTGCACTAAGTTTAAAAAAGCGCTATCATAGACTATAGATTATTAAAATAATGAGGTAAACAGATGCAAGAAAAATGGTGGCACAATGCCGTAGTCTATCAAGTCTATCCAAAGAGTTTCATGGACAGTAACGGAGATGGGATTGGTGATTTGCCAGGAATTACTAGTAAGTTAGACTACCTAGCTAAGTTAGGAATTACAGCGATTTGGCTTTCTCCCGTTTATGACAGCCCTATGGACGATAATGGCTATGATATTGCTGATTATCAAGCCATTGCAGCTATTTTCGGAACCATGGAGGATATGGATCAATTGATCGCGGAAGCTAAGAAACGAGACATCCGAATTATCATGGACTTGGTGGTCAATCATACCTCAGATGAGCATGCTTGGTTTGTCGAGGCCTGTGAAAATCCTGACAGCCCTGAGCGAGACTACTATATTTGGCGTGATGAGCCCAACGATTTGGATTCCATCTTTAGTGGAT
This genomic interval from Streptococcus oralis subsp. tigurinus contains the following:
- a CDS encoding Spy0128 family protein, with protein sequence MSKSKALNMLSKFSALAFAILGLASVLIGIVKADNPVSKELTQVITGIDLLDASDTKQNVSSEGDFSLRTNLAYKLRVTFDLKQYNENLNNGDYFTFDIPAPMTVYNGNQELIDPVTQVAIGEAVVTSNGNDQGGKAKITLKNLDKYLAKTGGDKVKDVSGNFSASFRFLKDQNKTPINFNSSSMKQEIKHVYSSKTISGPKVGTENYAKAGGQASRDNWTSEKLAAIGSVSKGDAVSNWRVRVNTEKQDFGQNIVLHDTIPNDDTSYTPAQYIPETLRVYRADITGGTSAVPDDAVLLSEGKEYTVDWNENYTSFDITFKDGTTSYFVTYSTTTPNDGTKVANIAALSLADGTKLAQNTSRPGALSMKAEATSLISGTIVASTAYQIKINKTDAFTLAPVPGAVYTVTATDDASETTEVTTNEKGVALTKTYDQKWEGKTFKIKEKTAPAGYKLDEKEYTVKLGAAGSTINLKDEPVPAVFNVTAKKVVEGRTDKLPKADEFTFNLYTAENLKTPVATAKSKADGTITFENIELKGAGTYHYIIKEDTSKAIDGITFDEEGKEVTVTAAFQGGVLTASVTSAEPTFTNTYKAASTSATIKAKKVLNGKDLVADAYTFELKEKDAVVAEAKNAASGEVVFNVNYTEAGEHTYTITEKAGTEAGVTYSTESYTVKVNVVDNGQGQLVATVENAEAERVFTNTYKAASTSATIKAKKVLNGKDLVADAYTFELKEKDAVVATAKNTASGEVAFKVTYTEAGEHTYTITEKAGTEAGVTYSTESYTVKVNVVDNGQGQLVATVENAEAERVFTNTYKAASTSATIKAKKVLNGKDLVADAYTFELKEKDAVVATAKNTASGEVAFKVTYTEAGEHTYTITEKAGTEAGVTYSTESYTVKVNVVDNGQGQLVATVENADAERVFTNTYKAASTSATIKAKKVLNGKDLVADAYTFELKEKDAVVATAKNAASGEVVFKVDYTEAGEHTYTITEKEGSEKGVTYSTESYTVKVNVVDNGQGQLVATVENADAERVFTNIYTAPVPTATSATLEFTKELTGRALVDGEFQFELYEGTKLVDTKTNQAGKVTFKAINYDAEGVHTYTVKEVNAGATGITYDTEKTAVVTVTKDAATNALKATVEYPAGSVFTNSFKAPAVEATIEATKKLEGKELAADAYTFELKENGAVVAETKNTAEGKVAFVRSFEEAGTHTYTLVEKVGTEEGVEYDKTEHTVTVTVVADGQGLLTATVSYADGKAVVFTNKYTVPNPTPNPNPTPDPNPTPDPNPTPDPDPTPDPDPTPDPDPNKPGGKEEPKPIPPATETKGKAELPKTGEAISIFSAIGFVVLALSGLVFFVKRKA
- a CDS encoding ATP-dependent Clp protease ATP-binding subunit; protein product: MNNNFNNFNNMDDLFNQLMGGMRGYSSENRRYLINGREVTPEEFAHYRATGQLPGNAESDVQMQQHASGMKQDGVLAKLGRNLTAEAREGKLDPVIGRNKEIQETSEILSRRTKNNPVLVGDAGVGKTAVVEGLAQAIVNGDVPAAIKNKEIISIDISGLEAGTQYRGSFEENVQNLINEVKEAGNIILFFDEIHQILGAGSIGGDSGSKGLADILKPALSRGELTVIGATTQDEYRNTILKNAALARRFNEVKVNAPSAEDTFKILQGIRDLYQQHHNVILPDEVLKAAVDYSIQYIPQRSLPDKAIDLVDVTAAHLAAQHPVTDVHAVEREIEAEKDKQEKAVEAEDFEAALNAKTRIAELEKKVENHTEDMKVTANINDVAESVERMTGIPVSQMGASDIERLKDMAHRLEHKVIGQDKAVEAVARAIRRNRAGFDEGNRPIGSFLFVGPTGVGKTELAKQLALDMFGTKDAIIRLDMSEYSDRTAVSKLIGTTAGYVGYDDNSNTLTERVRRNPYSIILLDEIEKADPQVITLLLQVLDDGRLTDGQGNTVNFKNTVIIATSNAGFGYEANLTEDADKPELMDRLKPFFRPEFLNRFNAVIEFSHLNKEDLSKIVDLMLAEVNQTLAKKDIDLEVSQAAKDFITEEGYDEVMGVRPLRRVVEQQIRDKVTDFHLDHLDAKHLEADMEDGVLVIREKA
- a CDS encoding S-ribosylhomocysteine lyase encodes the protein MSKEVIVESFELDHTIVKAPYVRLIGEETGPKGDVISNFDIRLVQPNEDSIPTAGLHTIEHLLAKLIRTRIDGMIDCSPFGCRTGFHMIMWGRHTSAEIAAVIKDSLKEIAETTTWEDVPGTTIESCGNYKDHSLFSAKEWAKLILEQGISDDAFERHVI
- a CDS encoding ABC transporter ATP-binding protein codes for the protein MEHMVKIEGVCKKHGSKQILEDISFTARSGRITAFLGPNGAGKSSTLRILLGLDWATAGTATFDGQTYQSMTYPLRTVGAAFDGIGGLPNRKVYDHLRIIAASNAIPKSRIDEVLEMTGIAHKRKDLLSSLSLGEGQRLGLAAALLGDPQFLILDEPTNGLDPSGIKWFRKFIRQQADLGKTVLLSSHILSEVQMVTDDVVLIHHGRIIEQGRLEEVLQDSDSLEDLFFDLTEEV